Part of the Polaribacter sp. Hel1_33_78 genome is shown below.
ATTTTTCACTTCTAAAACAGCCAAATTAGTAACTACTTTTGTTACACAACCGACTCCTGTTAAAGGCAAAGAACATTGTTTCAAAATTTTAGATTCACCCCGTTTGTTAGTGTGCATCATGGCTACAATAATGTTCTCTGCAGATGCAACTAAATCCATTGCACCACCCATACCTTTTACCATTTTTCCTGGAATTTTCCAGTTGGCAATATTTCCATTCTCAGAAACTTCCATCGCTCCTAAAATCGTAAGATCAACATGTTTCCCACGAATCATAGCAAAGCTCATTGAAGAATCAAAAAAGCTTGCACCTGGCATGGTAGTTATAGTTTGTTTTCCTGCGTTTATAACATCGGCATCTTCTTCGCCTTCAAATGGGAAAGGCCCCATTCCCAAAACACCATTTTCACTCTGAAATTCTACTTCTATGTCATTACGAACATAGTTAGCGACAAGCGTTGGAATACCAATTCCTAGATTTACATAAAACCCGTCTTGAACTTCTTGTGCAATTCGTTTTGCAATACCAATTTTATCTAAAGCCATATCTAATTTCTTTGTCTTACTGTTCGTTGCTCAATTCTTTTCTCATATTTTTCACCTTGAAAAATACGTTGTACAAATATTCCTGGAATATGAACATTATTTGGATCTAACTCGCCAACTTCGACCATTTCCTCTACTTCTGCAACGGTAATTGTTGCTGCTCCACACATATTTGGATTAAAATTTCTTGAAGTTCCTTTAAAAATTAAATTCCCTGCAGCATCACCTTTCCAAGCTTTTACGAAAGCAAAATCCGCTTTAAACGCATCTTCTAACACATACATTTTTCCATCAAACTCTCTAGTTTCTTTACCTTCGGCAACTTCAGTTCCATAGCCTGCTGGTGTGTAAAATGCTGGAAACCCTGCTTGTGCTGCTCTGCATTTTTCGGCTAAAGTTCCTTGAGGCGTTAACTCTACTTCTAATTCTCCTGATAACATTTGACGCTCAAACTCATCATTTTCACCAACATAAGAAGAAATCATTTTCTTAATTTGTTTATTTTGAAGTAATAAACCCAAACCAAAATCGTCAACACCTGCATTATTAGAAATACAAATAACATCTCTAATATCTCTTTTTACCAATTCAGAAATTGCATTTTCAGGAATACCACACAAACCAAAACCTCCTAACATAAAAGTCATTCCGTTTTTTACACCTTTTAAAGCTTCTTGAACATTATTTACTTTTTTGTTTATCATGTAATCTATCTTTTATGATGGGTTTGTAAGTTATTAAAATATTAAATCAATATCTATTAAAAATTAGTGTCTTCATCAGGAATTTCATTTTTATCCTCTTCTGGTTTTTCTTCACATTTAATATTGATTGATAAATTTTCAGGCTTTTCAAAATCTTCTTTACTGATATTTAACGTTTTATCAGCATAACATTTTTTCATGAATAAAGCCCAGGAAGGCAGAGACATAGTTGCTCCCTGACCTTTTGTGATACCTGCAAAATGTGTTGCTCGATCTTCACCACCTGTCCAAACACCTGTGGCTAGATTTGGCACAATCCCCATAAACCAGCCATCAGATTGATTTTGAGTAGTTCCTGTTTTTCCGGCAATTGGGTTTTCAAATTTATAAGGAAAACCAGTAACTACTTTCCCTCCTGAAGTCCAGTTTGAACGCAATCTAATTCCCGAACCAGACTCTGTTACACCTTTTAATAAATCCAAAATTACATAGGCAGATTCTTCACTTAAAACTTCCTGCATTTCTGGAATAAAATCTTTTAAAACAGTTCCGTTTTTATCTTCAATTCTTGTAATAATCATCGGACTAACTCGCAAACCTTTATTTGCAAATGTACTGTAAGCACTAACCATTTCTAGTAATGATAAATCCACTGCACCAAGCGCAATTGATGGATTTGCTTGAATTTTAGTTTTAATCCCTGCAGCTTCTGCCAAACGGACAACATTTACTGGAGCTACCTTATCTATTAACCTGGCAGACATTGTATTCACAGAACCAGCTAAAGCATCCTTTAGAGTTAACATTCCTCCATATTTATCGTTCGAATTTTTTGGGCTCCAATC
Proteins encoded:
- a CDS encoding 3-oxoacid CoA-transferase subunit B, whose translation is MALDKIGIAKRIAQEVQDGFYVNLGIGIPTLVANYVRNDIEVEFQSENGVLGMGPFPFEGEEDADVINAGKQTITTMPGASFFDSSMSFAMIRGKHVDLTILGAMEVSENGNIANWKIPGKMVKGMGGAMDLVASAENIIVAMMHTNKRGESKILKQCSLPLTGVGCVTKVVTNLAVLEVKNNAFNLLERAPGVSIEEIQNATEGTLIIDGEIPEMNLS
- a CDS encoding CoA transferase subunit A; this translates as MINKKVNNVQEALKGVKNGMTFMLGGFGLCGIPENAISELVKRDIRDVICISNNAGVDDFGLGLLLQNKQIKKMISSYVGENDEFERQMLSGELEVELTPQGTLAEKCRAAQAGFPAFYTPAGYGTEVAEGKETREFDGKMYVLEDAFKADFAFVKAWKGDAAGNLIFKGTSRNFNPNMCGAATITVAEVEEMVEVGELDPNNVHIPGIFVQRIFQGEKYEKRIEQRTVRQRN